The following nucleotide sequence is from Harmonia axyridis chromosome 5, icHarAxyr1.1, whole genome shotgun sequence.
TGAATCATTGATTTCAACACCTTCAAGATTTTTGAACttggaaaaaaagaaacaatGCACTTGTAATCTAGTTTTATTCAGTATTCAATACAAGAGAAATAGATGACAAAGTTTTGAGTTATGCTTTAATTTGGTCATCTTCAATGGTTATGAagcgaatttttgttttttgcttATGTTCTTCGATCACAGCCTCAGGAATTTGTGTTCGTATGATGCTTACTGTTTTAAGATTAGGTAAGACTTGATTAGCGTCCAGTAAATTCAGCTCCTTCAGAGGGTTATCACTCAGATCAATACTCTCTAATTTCGTGCTTTGTTTTATTATATTCGTAGTGAATTTGGATAGTTTGTTTTGGGCCAAATTCAATCTCTTCAAACTTTTGAGTGGACTGAACGTTTTGTCTGTCAGTttcgatattgaatttttatggagaTTCAAAACCTCAAGCTTTTCTAGGCTATTAAAAGCACCATCTTCGATGATATCAATTTGGCATTCGGTACATTCGAAGTATTTCAGACCTTTGGTTCCTCTGGCAAAATCTTCTGTGATTATTTTAACGTGTGGTTGAGCATGTATTTTTACTATTTTGAAAGTTGTATTACGGAAGTTGCTTAATGGATATTCATTAAGttcattatttgaaattgataattctTCAAGATTCCGGCCACCTGAAATTCATGATTAGCTTGATATTATATGCCGAGTGAGAATAATAGAGATTGTCCCAGTGCTATTATCatccaaagaaaataatatttaatttctgATAAAATTACTTTCATCAGCTTGAATAGAGTCATAATTTAATGAAGTTATTCTGGTAAGTTGAAGATATCTTATTCTTGATCACTGATTAGCCATATGTATTGGGTGTCCCAACATCGTTGTCTGTTGatgggatctcagaatcctttTGAGCTAAAAACAAATTTATGGCAGAGTTTCGGGCTCGTTTTTGGAGAGAAccaatttggtgaaaaccgcaaccttatTATAAATGCAACTGTTTTCAAACTAAAAGTAAAAATTGTATAAtgtatgaaatgaaaagttcttatAACTTCTTTATCACTGGTCCTATAggcatgaaacaaaaacattcactattttttttactattgtaagaatttttttttggaattagtTTCGAAGTTATAATACATACCCGTATTCTTTCGAACTacatatgcaataaatttctataacaaataaaatcgttTTTTCTCTTTGGTAAacttataaaattatatataatttttttataaaatcagTTTTAGTTTCAAACGACAAATCTTACTGATTTAAAtctggagaccttggtggccaccgaatattttaattatttgaagtTTACTgattatcatatatatatatatatataggcacttggttgatttgctctgtgaaactgaaacttttgatgatttttatagtttgataggAAATTTACATAtcctgttatatatttttgagaaaggAAAAAgagcaatttcattttttatggaaatttatatgattaacatttgaaaaacatcaaGTTTTATTATAACTCCataactaattgcaataaagaACAGttgattacaccaatggattatAGTGAAAAAGGTGcctgtagatttttttttttatgttcatggCACCAGTGATAAAGAAGTTatgacaaattttcaattcacgcTTTTTTCCAACTTTATATTAGGTATAGCTGTGAAATAGTTGAATTTATAAAGTTGCGGTTCTCACCAAATATCTCTCAATAATCGAGACCGAAAATGTGCCATCTATAACTGTtcacaacgaatttgggacacatGATTCAAAAAGTTTGTTGTTATTCCTTTACACAAAAACGATGTAATTGAACACAGAAGTTTTGTAGGACCAACATTACAAGGTAGTACCTTAATGTGTATTTGAATTTTGTGCTCAAGCCCTTCTTTTCCTGATTAAGGTTCTGTCTATATTTACTTACTTGAATAAATAGTTGGATCCATAGGTTGTATTAGTTTTGTGTTCTTAACTGTCAGTTTTCTTACATTTACCATGATTGAGAATAAGGATAGAGGATAAGCAGTAAGGGTACAATTTTCCAAATAAGCAGTTTCAGTATCAATATTTGCTTTTGCATCTGCTAGGGTAAATTCTCCATGAAAATTATTGAGAACGAGATCTTTTATTGCAAAAGTCTCAAGAAATAAtgcagaaaataaaattaagaCTGTACTGAGTAATCCCTTTGAGACAAACCTGTAACAAAGACGCGTTTATCGACTAATTGCGACCATTTAAGGTTTTATACGTTTTTAATGACGAAAATTGATGTTATCATTGAAAACCctgaaatttattcataaataaagaactgaagagaaataaatatataaacaaaaATCACAGAGACATAGAATGTCTGTATTGTCATAACGATACATATTGCACTAGAAATGAGTTTTCTATTATTCAATAAGacaattttcttttcattagaaattttatattatggcaATCACTTCGTCAGAATGATGTGCATGTAATGGTTTCGCACAGAGTCGTGTGAATTATAATCACTCCAAATTCTGTCATTCTTCTTATTAATATTACTATTCAACCAAAAGTGGGCTTCATAACTTAaccatttttttctaattttcaagttgtttaagagtaaaatcagaaaataatcgACGTTCATGGTGATATTATATGGCTTCAGTTCTGAAACTAGTTGAATTTTGTAAGGCTGTAAATCCAAATCTTTTCCTAAAATTCTCGATGATTTTCtttgagaaaaattcaattgttgagataaatttggaattttccttacatttcttcaaacaaataaatattctcCTATGTACCTATCGAACTAATGATATAGTATATCCTGAATcccttggaggaagccagaatatttcgattataaaagggttgtccaagtttccagaatttcctttggggccagttaATTTactgcctaacaatactttcaaataaaccccggtatttagcggatcgcagtatccacttcaaagggatatctggccaagcgtttttatggattAGTTCAAGTGATTTTGGATACATTATACTCTTGTATTGTGCAAAGAAAATTCACTTCCAAATTTATCTACAAGgttacaatgacaaaataaatcccaaaaattatACATAGTGTTCTTATTTTCTTAATGGAAATCACGTTATTTCTAAAGTGACAGGAATGAGAAATTACAGAATTGGAATGACGGAAATAATGCTGGTAAGCTCAGGGAAATGAACAATCACATTGTTAAAAATTGGCGGTAAATGAGAAAATCTGTTTCAATCAAATTCGATCCTAAGCCGCGATTACACGCGCTCCTAAAATTGTAAGGCAACACCGAATACTAGTGCGATATGCTATGtaattatgaaaatgaaaaaggtgattataaataattaatatgttACTCACATATTgctggatatatatatatatattcttttgagaaagagcaaatacaaaatattaatttcaaacaatcaagcatatgaaAGAAACTAACTCCTATCAGTTACGAAACAAAAATGTCAATTGTTTGATAACTTGTCCACAATTCTATAATAGATCTAATAAAATGAAGCAGATGTGACCCTTTGAAAAGGTCATGATAATCGAAACAATATACTCTGATTACGCGATTTGAAATTGGTAAAGATTAAAAGTAATTTCAAAAGAGTTTTTCAACGCACCTGTTCGTTTTTGAATGGATAATTAGGAAAAGAATaatataaacaataataattatttcagatgaaaaatattcaataattttgatctAAAAGGTGGAGGTTTCACTATATCTAATTATAAGTAACACTTCACATTTCCGGGCGTAACCAGTAAAATTACAtttgactttattcgtcaactgAGTCATATAACACCATGCACAAGTTATACATGTTCAGATACTCCAATACTCCTCTTAATTTTCAATAGGTacattttctgtagaaatatttgtctttgctttcaaaatagACTTCAACCTCGGGAATCATTTCTTCATAAGAGACAACTTCTTTCGCTGAAGCACCTTTAAACTGTTGTTGTCGATGAATCAGAGTGGCgatgggacacagtaacaaagcctattCAGAACAAACCAATTGACACATTTGGATAAAATGTCCTgtaaaatcttgaaaaaattattgataatattCAATAGAACTGTTTCAACAATTTGATTTCTATGTTTTGGTAGAAAACCTCAGAAGCTATAAtcgattttttcttattttcaaagTAAATTACACGTATAGAACTTTTCTTTGTGCAGATTTCCAGAGCCAATCAATATTTATTGTAATAGCTTCGAATCCCCAGTTTACGAGTCATTTGGAATCGTAAAACTATGGATAACAAATAAAGATGTTATTCCAATCTATGAGAGTTGGCATCAAGAAGACAGTAATAACAGATAGAAAAGAGCgataatgaaacattttattatgtctGCTCTTAAAAtatcatttcaattcaattcaatttatttcatttccttcaaattgGAGTACAGATTAATCAAAATATTAAGTTATTTTAACATTCGTTAGGAAGAATAGGCCATAACACGAATCATCTATCTCTAAGATATCGCGATCTATTCAATATCCCTTTGAATCCAACTAATTATAGTATGAACAATCCCATTGAGAGAGCCATAAGAGAGGCCAATCGTGTTGAAGTCGATTTATTCCACATATCAATCTTCcagtttaaaaaatattttgaatctttGAAACAGTGATTAGATTAATCCTTTTTATGAActtattctttcttttttttctctttttctctCACTTTTAttgtaaaatggcttgtccgtgaattataaataaataaataaattcgcATTGACAACTTGAATtatgtatataataaatatgTTAGATGACAGATTTTGAAATTCCCTTTGTAATGCATAGGAATATGTCTACTATatatccgaaaaaaatcttaattTGGCAATAAACTGAAGTTTTAACGCAAATTGTTGCATCTAATTGGAATTTAGCTCGAAAATGCTTGTACACATAATAGAATATTGTACAACGCAATTGCCTcagatatttcatttcattttaagtttttttaattttattgtatgAATTGAAACGTAGTTATTTTGACATACGCCAATAaatttggcgtcggatagaacaacttttttcatgaaaagaaattCCTACAAAGCTTTATCCAAAAaagcttcatttcataaaaacaGGGTgtaaaagtttgaaaaatttagtttttcatttatatctctAGTatcattacattcattgtttgaatttttaggTATTACAGTCTAGATAaagtaatgtttcgaattaggtgtGTCTCCTGCCGAAATTGCCCAGTGGCGTAGATTcaggggtgcgatgatccttttcctattaAAAATCTTCGCCACAATCTTTTTCTAGAAaactatttttgaattga
It contains:
- the LOC123681170 gene encoding leucine-rich repeat-containing protein 15-like, yielding MFVSKGLLSTVLILFSALFLETFAIKDLVLNNFHGEFTLADAKANIDTETAYLENCTLTAYPLSLFSIMVNVRKLTVKNTKLIQPMDPTIYSSGRNLEELSISNNELNEYPLSNFRNTTFKIVKIHAQPHVKIITEDFARGTKGLKYFECTECQIDIIEDGAFNSLEKLEVLNLHKNSISKLTDKTFSPLKSLKRLNLAQNKLSKFTTNIIKQSTKLESIDLSDNPLKELNLLDANQVLPNLKTVSIIRTQIPEAVIEEHKQKTKIRFITIEDDQIKA